From a single Octopus sinensis linkage group LG5, ASM634580v1, whole genome shotgun sequence genomic region:
- the LOC115212152 gene encoding uncharacterized protein LOC115212152, with amino-acid sequence MHRISKGDLKLTVCKKQSWQFISAAFKKRLLDRVKTILAEMKRSTNTVLTWSDEIFTVEAVTNWENDRLYARNARDFSECSRSYLHRQKATLLMMWASVASDGFKSPLMLASKANSEVYVEILDEKLLLRVTESFDDRHVFTQDRAPAYTSNLTQS; translated from the coding sequence ATGCACAGGATTTCTAAAGGGGATTTAAAACTAACTGTATGCAAGAAACAATCCTGGCAGTTCATTTCAGCAGCTTTCAAGAAGAGACTGCTCGACAGGGTTAAAACTATATTAGCTGAGATGAAGCGCTCCACTAACACGGTGTTGACTTGGTCCGACGAGATCTTCACCGTGGAGGCAGTCACCAACTGGGAGAATGACAGGCTTTATGCACGTAATGCAAGAGATTTTTCTGAATGTAGCAGGAGTTATTTACACCGTCAAAAGGCAACTTTACTCATGATGTGGGCCTCAGTTGCATCTGATGGGTTCAAGTCTCCCTTGATGCTGGCGTCAAAGGCTAACAGTGAAGTTTATGTGGAAATACTGGATGAGAAACTATTACTCCGGGTCACAGAAAGCTTTGATGACCGTCACGTCTTCACTCAAGATCGGGCTCCGGCCTACACATCCAATTTGACACAAAGTTGA